The nucleotide window CTGAAGGGACGATGCTGGCGGTGCTGTCTCTGGCTGCCGGCGCGCTGTTGGGCGAAGGAATCAACCTGGAAAAGCGCTTTGAACAGCTGGGACAGTGGCTGAAAAAGAAGACCGGAAGTGTACAGGATACATGCTTTTTAGAAGGTTTTATAACAGCGTCCTTAACGATCTGTATTGGGGCGATGGCGATTGTCGGAGCGCTGCAGGATGGATTATCCGCAGATCCTTCTTTGTTAATCACCAAGGCGGTGCTGGACTTTTTAATCATTATGATTTTTACATCCGCTTTGGGCAAAGGGGCGATCTTTTCTGTCATTCCGTTGGTTTTGTTTCAGGGATCCATTACGCTGCTGGCTCAGTTCATTGCCCCGCTGCTGAGCGAGCCCATGATCGCCAATATTGCCATGATCGGTTCAATGCTGATCTTTTGTGTCGGTGTCAATCTGATGTTCAACACCAAAATCAACGTCGCCAATTTGCTTCCCGCTTTGATCATCGCGGCAATTCTGACGCCGTGGTTTTAAGTTTTCTGACAAATTTCAGGAAGAAAGGAGCAGTTGTTTATGCTTTTCCCCATTTGCCAATCCGTTCAGGTATCGGACTTCGAATTGGATCTGAGCGGTATGCCTTCTTTGCGAAGTGCTAAACTGATCAGCGTCACCGGCAGCGGCAAACTGACAAAATAAATTATGCCAATAAAGGATACGGTCTATGCTTATCATTCTCTGGTTCAAGTAACGTTCAATCAAGTTCCGATCATTCAGATGATCATGTCTGGCTGTCCAATCTGTATTCAGAAAGCACTTTATTAACCCTATAAGAATTTCCTAACGATCCCAAGTAAAACAACTTTTTATTTATTGGCTTCTCAACTATTCAGTCTTCATGATGATATTTTATAGAAAATCCTTTGCCTATCATTATAAATCACGATAATATTTCTTTTTATGACGATTATCGCGATATTATCGCGATTGTTTTTTTTATACAATTGCGATAAAATACAGTTGATTACAACGGAGGGATCGTTATGGATTTTATTGAAAGTAGTAAATTAGAACTTAAAGAGTTGATCAACAGTGATTTTAAAAAAGAGATTATTGCATTTGCCAACACGGATGGAGGAGAAATTTATGTTGGTGTTAATAAACTAGGAAAGATCGTGGGCGTTGAAAACGCAGAGAAAGAAATGGAACGAATCAGCTGTATGATCCACGATGGTATCCATCCAGATCTGATTCCTTATACAACTATTGATACGCTTCGAATTGACGGAAAAGACTTGATTCATGTCCAAATTTCTCGTGGTGGAAAACCACCCTATCATTTGACAGAAAAAGGATTAAAACCTAGCGGCGTTTATGTCCGCCATGGTGTAACTTCTATTCCAGCCAGTGAAGAAATGATTCGTGACTTAATCCGTCAAAGTGATGGATTAACCTTTGACAAAATGAGATCTTTAAAT belongs to Holdemania massiliensis and includes:
- a CDS encoding DUF554 domain-containing protein, which encodes MPGIGTLINAAAVIGGGVLGLIFRKGLPQRFQDTLMQALGLSTIFIGIAGTLEKMLILHGETVSAEGTMLAVLSLAAGALLGEGINLEKRFEQLGQWLKKKTGSVQDTCFLEGFITASLTICIGAMAIVGALQDGLSADPSLLITKAVLDFLIIMIFTSALGKGAIFSVIPLVLFQGSITLLAQFIAPLLSEPMIANIAMIGSMLIFCVGVNLMFNTKINVANLLPALIIAAILTPWF